ACTCCTGTCAGACTCATCTCCATTGTGTGTTTGTGGCTGAACTCCATGGCATCCCTGCATAGTTGGGAAAAGGCAGCCTCCTTTTAGGAGAGAAGCATCATCTGTAACTTGTGATTAGCAGAGATTGCTTAGAGAGATCTAGGTGCTAGCATGGACTTTAAACCTTTTTTCTTGTTCAGGGCTTGCAACTTGCTTGAAACTAAAATCTTGTTCCACTCATGTATCAAGCAGGAGTGAGATATGCATAGAAGTTACCCCTCCACTTCCACCACACAGCAACTGGAAAGAATCTGAAAGGCTTCCTGAAGCTGTGTTTTGTCACTGCCAAGACCCCATCTGAAAAGAAATGAGCACATCCAGAATCAAAGTACCAGTCCAATTATCTCCAGCCAGTGGGACCTTAAAGCTTAGTATGTTTAAAAGGACAGCTTCCTTTATTTGGAGTTCTAGGGTGCTTGTTATACCTTCATCcactggggaaaaggagagttGTAAAATACTTATTGCAGTAGTTATCTGCTACTGCCTAGCAAGCACAGATGGCACATGATAATCTGGAAATGGTCACACCACACTGATCTGCTTCCGTGAGAGCAGAAGACTCTCATGCTGCAAGAGTTCATACAAGAGGTGGGTTTAAAGCCCCTCTTTCCACCATAGATGACATCACTTCACCAGGGAGACAGCCCTCCAGACTCCCACCAGTCAAACAAGGAGGGTTTTTAGGCAGGAACTTTTCCAGCTTCTCTGGAAATGGTAGCTGTTAGCCTGCAAAACTGGAAACTTTATGCATTTGTTTGCAAAGGacaagaagagggaaagaaatgtaatttttatgTAAATGGTGGATGCAAATTACCTTGTGAGCTACCCTTTAACCCTTTGTATGGGTGAGAGTTATTTTTAGCTTTAACTATGaatagcagctctgtgctgcctgtctcagaatggtgaggcagagctgagtgctgctgggtcAAACAGTTAATCCAGGGGCAGCACAGAACCCTGTGAAGGAAGAAAGCAGCCAGTATCCCCATTACACAGCACCTCCCTCCCTAATCTGTTGAACACTTCTGGCTGCCTGAAGCCAAGTAGCTAACTGAGTTCCCTAGTgtgtgaaaagcagagagaaggaaaactggCAGCTAAGTCTGCCCTAGACACAGGCTTTCAAACCAATAGGACTGTGTCTGGCTCCTTGCAGGCTGCAGTAAAAAAAGCTTTCCACTGCCCAAAATCAAAGGCAGCCAAGGAGAGGCTGCCTGAGTTACCAGTAAATTCAAGGCCCTAACAGAGGCAGAGATCTGTGTGTGAGGAccaccagctgtgctgcagccaagcCCATACTGGGTTTTTGGCACCATGTCTCACACTTACACTGcttgctcctccagctccccgCCAATGCGCTGGGACATGTTCTTCAGCACCCCGATGCTGCCAGAGACCAGCTCCAACTGCTCATCTTGCTGCTCCACAATCAGCTGGGGCCATAGAGAAGGGAAACAGGCAATTACAGgtctgcctcctgcagctgggtcagagcCAGACAATCCAGTGGACAGACACTAGTTCTCAGCCAACATCAGCTGTGGGACCTGGACACAGACCTAAGCCACCACGAATGGGGACCACGTTCCTAAGAAACGCTGGAGAAGTGACAGCCACAGCAAAGCCTCCCTGGCACGgcatccctgcagcacagcaggctgcaggctcccAACATCCCTCCAACTCCAGCCTCAGTGGGGCCAcgccctgtcccttccctgttAAACCAACTCTTGAAAGCCACAGGGGCAGATCATCCAAACATCTGCAAGCCTcccccacctgcagcaggcaccagggagCCACGCTGAAGATGTGCCTGGGAAATGCAATCTGGGACATGCTGCAGCTAACAAGGAGTTAATGTGAGTAAAAGGCTTTTGCAGCTTCTACAGCTAAAAATAGCAAGCCTGGCTTCCAATGTGCCAAAGGAATAAGTCTGCTGATGTTTTAAGTCATTTTCATGGCACAGTCACGCTAAGGATTAGGTTTACCCTAGTTACCTATTTCTGCATCTATTTATCCCCCTAGAGTCACTAGGTAAAACTTGTCTGAAAGCTGGGCAGCATCAAGGCTCAGGAGCTTTAGAGGAGTTGGCCACCTCTGAGAAGCTGCCTGGTTAAAGACCCATGTTTGTGtgggctgctgcaggtgggTGTTTCTCCAGGCAAactgtcccagcagcagggaaataCCTCACCAGAGGTTCTCACAAAGCCCTTGTGCTGGCTTTCTCACGAACCTCGTGTTGacaaaggcaggaaaaggaagCAGGCACgtgctcctgctcccagcctgttctGATGAAGATGCACACAAACAGCAGCTTGTTTTATAACCAGGGGAAGTTGCACAAGAGAAACGGGCTTTCTTCTGGTTGCAACGCTTCTACTTTTCCAAGGATTTCAGCAGTCCTTGTGGTATTAAAGCTCAGTGTGCTACAGATTCCAGATAGTGctgtctgccttctctgcagagcagaagaccCAAGCCTCAAGGGTTAAAAACTCTGCACCAAGATGCATCCGAAGCTGTGCATGCACAGGTAGATGCTGCAAGCAAAGAGGAGCACTCTCAGGCTCCTGGATCCAGACCAGCCATGGACTGTAATTTCTCTGGCTCTTGCAGCCCATACCTCATGCCCACAATGCCCATTTGGCAAGCTgagctgcccagcctgtgtgGTGCCATCTGCCTTACCTGTTGCTGAGCTTGCTGCTCCTCGATGAAGTGTGAATTTGCTAATTGCAGCTCCCGGTCCAGGCGGCTGTACTTGTCAGGTGCAGAGCTCCAACTCTGACTCCCGCTTTCTCCCAGGAGCACCTAAACAGATGCAGAGAGCCCTCAGTAACACCTTTGTGTCTGCTCAGAGCCCATCTAGAGAGTGTAGTGGGAAGGCAGATGAAGCAAGACACCTGTACACACATGAACAacatcctccttctcctgctctgttgCTACTCAGCCAAAGTGCTGCCATGAATTAAACACTACAATGCCAAAGCAGGCTGGGAAGTCCCTGCAGCCTGATACTGCAGCTTTGCCTCTCCAgcaccaggagagctggagtAGAACCAGCAGACAGTG
This genomic interval from Indicator indicator isolate 239-I01 chromosome 10, UM_Iind_1.1, whole genome shotgun sequence contains the following:
- the STX6 gene encoding syntaxin-6 isoform X2, with the translated sequence MKDQMSNSSMQALAERKNRQVLLGESGSQSWSSAPDKYSRLDRELQLANSHFIEEQQAQQQLIVEQQDEQLELVSGSIGVLKNMSQRIGGELEEQAVMLDDFSHELDSTQSRLDNVMKKLAKVSHMTSDRRQWCAIIILFVILVVVLILFFIL